The genomic segment CTGTCCAGCAAGTCACAGGTTACATTAACGTGATCTTTCAGATCAAGCTTTCCACTAACCAGATCACGGGCCAGTTGGGCCAGGGGTGCGGGGTGAAGATACATTTTTATTCCTCCTCGTGCAGTATAAAATTAAAAATCAGCCTTACTTCAAAAGTTCTATAAGATATGCTCTCAGCGCGGGAGCCAAATCTTCTCTCCTCAATGCATATTCGACAATTGCTTCCAGGTAGCCAAGCCTGTCGCCCACATCATAGCGCCTGCCTTTAAAGGTATAAGCCCATACCGTTGATTTCAAAGCCAGGTTATTTAATGCATCGGTTAATTGAATCTCTCCACCGGAACCGGGGATCGTTTTTTCCAATATATCAAAAATCTCTGGATCAATGATATAGCGGCCTAAAACTGCAAGATCTGATACTGCATCTTCCCTCTGCGGTTTTTCTGTAAGCTGCCTGACTCTGACTATATTTCCGATTTCACCGCCGGAATCAACTACACCGTATTTATGAACATTTTCCCATCCAACTTGCTGGCAACCTAAAATGGTTTGCCCTTTATCTGAGTATATCTCTGCCATTTGACCGATCACAGGCTTCTCGGAATATACAATATCATCGCCTAATAGAACTGCAAATGGATCGTTGCCGATAAATTTTCTGGCACAGAGAACTGCATGTCCTAAGCCCAAAGGTTCTTTTTGACGTATATAAAATATATTAGCCATCTCACTGATAGATTTTATTTCTGATACTTCACGGTCTTTGCCTTTTTGTCCGAGAAACATTTCGAGCTCGATATTATAGTCAAAATGATCTTCAATTGCCCTTTTATTTCGACCGGTAATGATCAAAATATCTTCGATGCCTGCCTCTACTGCTTCTTCAACAACGAACTGGATGGTCGGTTTATCAACAATGGGCAGCATCTCCTTGGGCATCGCCTTGGTTGCCGGTAAAAACCTGGTTCCCAGGCCGGCGGCAGGAATGACCGCTTTTTTTATTTTTGTAATTGGTAACACCCCCAAATTCCATATATATAACTATTGTATTGATTAAACCCGGATTTTTATTATACCGAATATTTCTCCACTAATTAGTTCTATTCCTCTAATCAGGCATTCGCAGATCCAGATTACCCCTAAATAATTCTAAACCATATTTTCGATCAGATATAAAGTTACTATGTTATAATTGGATAAATTTAAATGGAGGGGATAAAATGCGCATTGCCCTGGCTCAGTTAAACCCCACGATCGGAGCACTGACCGTCAATACAAAGAAAATTGCCGAACAGTATGAGATTGCTGCAAAAAATGATGTTGGTCTGGTCGTCTTTCCAGAACTAGCCCTGAGCGGCTATCCTCCAAAAGATTTGCTTCTGTATAAAAGTTACATTGAAAAAGAAAGCAAAATCCTCACAAATCACATACTACCGCTCACCAAATATTCAGGACCGGCAATTTTGATTGGCGCTTCTTTCAGAGATTCCGGAAAGCTGTTTAATGCTGCCTTGTTTATCAGAGAAGGGGAAATAAAATCAGCCCACTTGAAAAGTTTACTGCCCAATTATGATGTATTTGATGAAGAAAGGTATTTTACCAGGGCACCGGATCTGCAATTGGAAAAGTTGGATGATCTGCCGACAGCAATCGTAATCTGTGAAGATATGTGGAATGATCACGACTTTTTCCAAAACCCAATCTACAATACTGATCCTCTTGAACAACTTTTCCAACAAGGAGCCCGCCTGATGATAAACCTGTCATCATCGCCATACCATCTTGGCAAGCATAAACTTCGTGAAGAACTGATCTCTTTTTTGGCTAAAAAATATAATGCCGGTATTATTTACCTTAACCAGGTGGGTGGAAATGATGAACTTATATTTGATGGCTCGAGCCTGGCATTTAATAACCGGGGAGAATTACTTTATCGCGCTAAGAGTTTTTCGGAAGAGCTTTTCTATGTAGAAACCGACGATCTCTTTAAAAAAACATTTAAAAACCCAATACCTGTATGTGAAAACATGGAAACAGTCAGACGGGCTTTGTGCCTCGGGCTTAAGGATTATGTGCATAAAACCGGATTTGAAAAAGTAGTTCTTGGTTTAAGCGGTGGAGTTGACTCAGCAGTAGTTGCTGTTCTGGCTGCTGAAGCCCTTGGACCTGATAATGTTTTGGGCATTATGATGCCTTCTCCGTATTCGTCCAGCCACAGCGTGGAAGATGCAGTCGCACTTGCTGAAAACCTTGGGATACAGTACAGAATAGTTGAAATAGAAAAGCCTTTCAACACTTATCTTGAATTATTAAACGACGGGCAGAGGGCATTTTTCGACCTGGCTGAAGAAAACCTGCAGGCCAGAATCAGGGGAAATATCGTCATGCATGTTTCAAACCGGGAAGGCTACCTGGCACTTGCAACGGGTAACAAATCAGAACTCGCTGTGGGATATTGCACACTATATGGAGATATGTCAGGAGGACTTGCTGTAATAGCGGATCTCCCAAAAATGATGGTATATGAACTGGCCAACTACCTGAACAGCAGGCAATCCTCTGAAATAATCCCTGATAGAACTATAAGAAAAGCACCCTCTGCGGAACTAAGGCCTAATCAAAAAGATGAAGACTCTCTTCCTCCATATCATATCCTTGACCCTATTCTTCAATTGTATATTGAAGAAAACTTTGCCATTTCAGAAATAATAGCAAAAGGGTTTGAAAAAGAAACAGTTGAACGAGTTATTTATATGGTTGACCGGGCAGAATTTAAAAGGAGACAGGCCGCCCCGGGCTTACGTATCACCACCCGTGCATTTGGTTCCGGACGTAGAATGCCTATAGCCCGCAGTTATGATTACTAATCACTTTTTACTGATTATATTTTTCTATGGAGTGAAATAGTATGTCTGCCATAAATAAAAGCAGCATGGACCAGGAAAGCTATGATATTGTGGTTGTAGGCGCAGGACATGCCGGTTGTGAAGCTGCCCTGGCAGCTGCCCGATTGGGCTGTCGCACTCTTTTATTAACTCTCAACCTCGACATGACTGCATACATGGCCTGCAATCCCTCTCTGGGCGGGCCGGGGAAAGGGCATCTTGTACGTGAAATTGATGCACTCGGCGGAGAGATGGCCAGAATAGCCGACAAAAACCTGCTTCAGGTCCGCCTGCTTAACACCGGTAAGGGACCGGCAGTACAGGCTTTAAGAGCACAGATCGATAAATGGGGTTACCAGCGTTCAATGCGGCTCGCTCTTGAGAGTGAGCCAAGATTAACAATTCGTGAAGATATGGCTGAAGAACTGATAACCGAAAACAAGGCAGTGAAAGCCGTCAAGGGTCGCAGCGGTGCATTGTTTCCCTGTAGAACAGCTATCATCTGCAGCGGAGTATATCTGGCATCAGAAATTTTTTTGGGTGACCTTCACTATACAGCCTCTCCGGGTAGCCTGACTCCTTCCTTCAGCCTGGTTTCCAGTCTCGAAGATCTGGGCATTGAATTTGACAGGTTTAAAACCGGTACTCCGCCCCGGATTTACAAACGAAGTATAGATTTCTCAAAATTAATTCCAGTTTACGGTGAACCCGGTGCTCCCGGTTTTTCAATAAATACTTTAGAAACTCCAAAAGAACAAATTCCATGCTGGATGACCTACACTAACCCGGAAACCCACCGTGTAATCAGGGAAAATTTTTCAGTAGCTCCAATATACAGCGGGCTGATCAAAGGGCGCGGCCCCAGGTATTGCCCTTCAATTGAAGATAAAATTGTCCGTTTTGCCGACCGGGATCGCCATCCTGTTTTTATCGAACCTGAAGGAGCGGATACTGATGAACTATATCTTCAGGGAATTTCTACAGGGCTTCCTCCCAAAATACAGGAAGCATTCCTTCGAACAATAACCGGCCTTGAAAATGTAGAAGTAATGCGACCGGCTTACGCCATTGAGTATAATTATGCACCACCGGTTCAACTTAAATTAACTCTAGAAACCAAGAAGATCAGCGGGCTCTTTTTTGCCGGTCAGATTAACGGTACTACCGGTTACGAAGAAGCTGCAGCCCAGGGATTAATTGCCGGAATCAATGCAGTACAATCCTTCAGAAACAACGATCCCTTGATTTTAAGACGCAGCGAAGCATATATAGGAGTTATGATTGACGATCTTGTAACCCGTGGTGTTCAGGAACCGTATCGAATATTTACATCAAGAGGAGAATATCGACTACTGCTGCGCC from the Bacillota bacterium genome contains:
- the galU gene encoding UTP--glucose-1-phosphate uridylyltransferase GalU, translating into MTKIKKAVIPAAGLGTRFLPATKAMPKEMLPIVDKPTIQFVVEEAVEAGIEDILIITGRNKRAIEDHFDYNIELEMFLGQKGKDREVSEIKSISEMANIFYIRQKEPLGLGHAVLCARKFIGNDPFAVLLGDDIVYSEKPVIGQMAEIYSDKGQTILGCQQVGWENVHKYGVVDSGGEIGNIVRVRQLTEKPQREDAVSDLAVLGRYIIDPEIFDILEKTIPGSGGEIQLTDALNNLALKSTVWAYTFKGRRYDVGDRLGYLEAIVEYALRREDLAPALRAYLIELLK
- a CDS encoding NAD+ synthase codes for the protein MRIALAQLNPTIGALTVNTKKIAEQYEIAAKNDVGLVVFPELALSGYPPKDLLLYKSYIEKESKILTNHILPLTKYSGPAILIGASFRDSGKLFNAALFIREGEIKSAHLKSLLPNYDVFDEERYFTRAPDLQLEKLDDLPTAIVICEDMWNDHDFFQNPIYNTDPLEQLFQQGARLMINLSSSPYHLGKHKLREELISFLAKKYNAGIIYLNQVGGNDELIFDGSSLAFNNRGELLYRAKSFSEELFYVETDDLFKKTFKNPIPVCENMETVRRALCLGLKDYVHKTGFEKVVLGLSGGVDSAVVAVLAAEALGPDNVLGIMMPSPYSSSHSVEDAVALAENLGIQYRIVEIEKPFNTYLELLNDGQRAFFDLAEENLQARIRGNIVMHVSNREGYLALATGNKSELAVGYCTLYGDMSGGLAVIADLPKMMVYELANYLNSRQSSEIIPDRTIRKAPSAELRPNQKDEDSLPPYHILDPILQLYIEENFAISEIIAKGFEKETVERVIYMVDRAEFKRRQAAPGLRITTRAFGSGRRMPIARSYDY
- the mnmG gene encoding tRNA uridine-5-carboxymethylaminomethyl(34) synthesis enzyme MnmG, with translation MSAINKSSMDQESYDIVVVGAGHAGCEAALAAARLGCRTLLLTLNLDMTAYMACNPSLGGPGKGHLVREIDALGGEMARIADKNLLQVRLLNTGKGPAVQALRAQIDKWGYQRSMRLALESEPRLTIREDMAEELITENKAVKAVKGRSGALFPCRTAIICSGVYLASEIFLGDLHYTASPGSLTPSFSLVSSLEDLGIEFDRFKTGTPPRIYKRSIDFSKLIPVYGEPGAPGFSINTLETPKEQIPCWMTYTNPETHRVIRENFSVAPIYSGLIKGRGPRYCPSIEDKIVRFADRDRHPVFIEPEGADTDELYLQGISTGLPPKIQEAFLRTITGLENVEVMRPAYAIEYNYAPPVQLKLTLETKKISGLFFAGQINGTTGYEEAAAQGLIAGINAVQSFRNNDPLILRRSEAYIGVMIDDLVTRGVQEPYRIFTSRGEYRLLLRQDNADLRLSEKGRLLGLLDDERYNAYKIKKNYIENELKRLKEIRHNPGGEIEVFLKSHGSALPKHPLTALELIRRPEISYPAYLEWEQARQPDLPNGTLGELENQIKYEGYISKQKQMIEKTSKMHEKKIPENFDYSKAINLSKEARQKLEKIRPATIGQASRMEGVSPADITVLMLYLERPETLDAIAGNRKEHKNEQ